From Bradysia coprophila strain Holo2 unplaced genomic scaffold, BU_Bcop_v1 contig_324, whole genome shotgun sequence, the proteins below share one genomic window:
- the LOC119079498 gene encoding uncharacterized protein LOC119079498 isoform X2 produces the protein MANSDPIAYNERIQHFLPDKSRGRYETEYAKFRKWQEAQDMISFTEEVLLKYFGGLARTLAPTTLYTVYSMLKSMLSSKHNVNIGEYSQLLALLKKSKVEFISNAPPRLFTADEVNKFLQEAPDSEYAAVKAVTVFAMCVSTRSDTLTNIKMEQVTDNGTDILVRVPNAATKQIKVCTIRGKLVDFVRKYMRLRPIALATRRFFIQYRDNRCSAQHIGKHAIAKMPQKIAEFLGWPESEIMGGLSFRRISDSITANARMKHISQEKSVGSMCCAAFEVSSIITGRIEAPENNYTKNVNRENLHVDPLASDRIKQEDEQHFEAGEYSFSDIVIKTENESPDDSSSSRSEDHRYHDQNTTITTAQRLYSHELPNSLPSETHPNKRLKCSGDIDDASHSITSCQNDSFCQQTIKAQAEEISRLKQLTDRQNLKIESLETLLLDNLRKKFETS, from the exons ATGGCAAATTCTGACCCTATCGCATACAATGAGAgaatacaacattttttgcccGATAAGTCACGGGGTCGGTACGAGACTGAGTATGCAAAATTCAGGAAATGGCAAGAAGCGCAAGACATGATTTCATTCACAGAGGAAGTATTGCTGAAGTATTTCGGTGGACTGGCAAGAACATTGGCACCAACAACACTATACACCGTTTATTCAATGCTGAAGTCTATGCTCAGTTCTAAGCATAATGTCAATATTGGCGAATACTCTCAATTACTTGCTTTGCTGAAAAAGTCGAAAGTTGAGTTCATCAGTAATGCGCCACCACGTCTCTTCACCGCAGAcgaagtaaataaatttttgcaggAAGCGCCGGATTCGGAATACGCAGCTGTTAAG GCTGTGACGGTGTTCGCGATGTGTGTATCAACGCGGTCTGATACGCTGACGAACATTAAAATGGAACAGGTAACGGACAACGGAACAGATATTCTGGTACGAGTTCCAAATGCAGcaacgaaacaaatcaaagTCTGTACAATCCGTGGCAAATTGGTCGATTTTGTGCGGAAGTATATGCGCCTGCGACCGATTGCACTTGCGACCCGCAGATTCTTCATTCAATATCGAGACAACAGATGCAGCGCACAACACATTGGTAAACATGCGATTGCGAAAATGCCTCAAAAAATTGCAGAGTTTCTGGGATGGCCAGAATCAGAAATAATGGGTGGACTCAGTTTTAGACGAATATCGGATTCAATCACGGCAAATGCGAGAATGAAGCATATATCTCAGGAGAAAAGCGTAGGCTCGATGTGTTGTGCAGCTTTCGAAG TTTCAAGCATAATAACGGGACGGATAGAAGCTCCAGAAAATAATTACACGAAGAACGTAAATCGAGAAAATCTGCATGTGGATCCACTTGCAAGTGATAG aATAAAACAGGAAGATGAACAGCACTTTGAAGCTGGAGAATACAGTTTTAGCGACATTGTcattaaaactgaaaatgaatCTCCGGATGATAGTTCCAGTTCTAGATCTGAAGATCATCGATATCACGACCAAAATACCAC AATTACAACGGCACAACGGCTGTATTCACACGAACTCCCAAATAGTCTTCCATCAGAAACACATCCGAACAAACGACTGAAATGTTCTGGTGATATTGACGATGCCTCACATTCCATAACGTCCTGCCAAAATGATTCGTTTTGTCAACAAACGATCAAGGCTCAAGCGGAGGAAATTTCCAGATTGAAACAACTGACTGACcggcaaaatttaaaaattgagaGTTTGGAAACACTGCTGCTGGACAACCTGCGCAAAAAGTTCGAG acTTCATAA
- the LOC119079498 gene encoding uncharacterized protein LOC119079498 isoform X1 translates to MANSDPIAYNERIQHFLPDKSRGRYETEYAKFRKWQEAQDMISFTEEVLLKYFGGLARTLAPTTLYTVYSMLKSMLSSKHNVNIGEYSQLLALLKKSKVEFISNAPPRLFTADEVNKFLQEAPDSEYAAVKAVTVFAMCVSTRSDTLTNIKMEQVTDNGTDILVRVPNAATKQIKVCTIRGKLVDFVRKYMRLRPIALATRRFFIQYRDNRCSAQHIGKHAIAKMPQKIAEFLGWPESEIMGGLSFRRISDSITANARMKHISQEKSVGSMCCAAFEVSSIITGRIEAPENNYTKNVNRENLHVDPLASVRIKQEDEQHFEAGEYSFSDIVIKTENESPDDSSSSRSEDHRYHDQNTTITTAQRLYSHELPNSLPSETHPNKRLKCSGDIDDASHSITSCQNDSFCQQTIKAQAEEISRLKQLTDRQNLKIESLETLLLDNLRKKFETS, encoded by the exons ATGGCAAATTCTGACCCTATCGCATACAATGAGAgaatacaacattttttgcccGATAAGTCACGGGGTCGGTACGAGACTGAGTATGCAAAATTCAGGAAATGGCAAGAAGCGCAAGACATGATTTCATTCACAGAGGAAGTATTGCTGAAGTATTTCGGTGGACTGGCAAGAACATTGGCACCAACAACACTATACACCGTTTATTCAATGCTGAAGTCTATGCTCAGTTCTAAGCATAATGTCAATATTGGCGAATACTCTCAATTACTTGCTTTGCTGAAAAAGTCGAAAGTTGAGTTCATCAGTAATGCGCCACCACGTCTCTTCACCGCAGAcgaagtaaataaatttttgcaggAAGCGCCGGATTCGGAATACGCAGCTGTTAAG GCTGTGACGGTGTTCGCGATGTGTGTATCAACGCGGTCTGATACGCTGACGAACATTAAAATGGAACAGGTAACGGACAACGGAACAGATATTCTGGTACGAGTTCCAAATGCAGcaacgaaacaaatcaaagTCTGTACAATCCGTGGCAAATTGGTCGATTTTGTGCGGAAGTATATGCGCCTGCGACCGATTGCACTTGCGACCCGCAGATTCTTCATTCAATATCGAGACAACAGATGCAGCGCACAACACATTGGTAAACATGCGATTGCGAAAATGCCTCAAAAAATTGCAGAGTTTCTGGGATGGCCAGAATCAGAAATAATGGGTGGACTCAGTTTTAGACGAATATCGGATTCAATCACGGCAAATGCGAGAATGAAGCATATATCTCAGGAGAAAAGCGTAGGCTCGATGTGTTGTGCAGCTTTCGAAG TTTCAAGCATAATAACGGGACGGATAGAAGCTCCAGAAAATAATTACACGAAGAACGTAAATCGAGAAAATCTGCATGTGGATCCACTTGCAAGTG tcagaATAAAACAGGAAGATGAACAGCACTTTGAAGCTGGAGAATACAGTTTTAGCGACATTGTcattaaaactgaaaatgaatCTCCGGATGATAGTTCCAGTTCTAGATCTGAAGATCATCGATATCACGACCAAAATACCAC AATTACAACGGCACAACGGCTGTATTCACACGAACTCCCAAATAGTCTTCCATCAGAAACACATCCGAACAAACGACTGAAATGTTCTGGTGATATTGACGATGCCTCACATTCCATAACGTCCTGCCAAAATGATTCGTTTTGTCAACAAACGATCAAGGCTCAAGCGGAGGAAATTTCCAGATTGAAACAACTGACTGACcggcaaaatttaaaaattgagaGTTTGGAAACACTGCTGCTGGACAACCTGCGCAAAAAGTTCGAG acTTCATAA